Proteins from a genomic interval of Flammeovirgaceae bacterium SG7u.111:
- a CDS encoding HAMP domain-containing sensor histidine kinase: MRLLVKTTIYFLGISLVVFGVGFFTTFYVLKSDLDRETDFFIWEQMKFIEEGLKKGVDAEQIANYKIHIEELEGEYEKQRPVFVDTLMEHRWIKRLEPHRKMTAIRQVGDQYYRIVITDVIIEEDDIFEGTFFSLATLFILLAVVLVASSLLVSKILLRPFETTLERIENFKIQENKAFEPVKSKIKEFNVLNSFIKSMTDKIRHDYKTLKEFSENASHEMQTPLAIAKGKMELLLESPNLDDGQAKLVGSAFDAVGKLSKLGRTLALLTKIENQEFAKKEELDFTLLLEDSIYNFKELTELKNITVSKNLAPDVRLFINPMEVNIVISNLLQNAIRHNIENGKIDIALDANSLVIKNTGEVPTLPLEQMFERFKKNNQSQNSFGLGLSIVKKICDQNHYGVHYFFRNGLHELQINFVKPE; encoded by the coding sequence ATGAGGTTACTCGTAAAAACAACTATCTATTTTCTGGGTATTTCCCTTGTGGTGTTTGGGGTAGGGTTTTTTACTACTTTTTACGTGCTCAAATCGGACCTAGACAGGGAGACGGACTTCTTCATTTGGGAGCAAATGAAGTTTATAGAAGAGGGGTTGAAAAAAGGCGTGGATGCCGAACAAATTGCCAACTATAAAATCCATATAGAAGAACTAGAGGGGGAATACGAAAAGCAAAGACCTGTTTTTGTAGACACGCTAATGGAGCACCGCTGGATAAAACGCTTGGAGCCTCACCGCAAAATGACGGCAATTAGGCAAGTGGGCGACCAGTATTACCGCATCGTGATCACAGATGTGATTATTGAAGAAGACGATATTTTTGAAGGGACATTTTTCTCTCTAGCTACGCTTTTTATTTTGCTTGCAGTGGTATTGGTAGCATCTAGTTTGCTCGTCTCCAAAATCCTTCTCCGCCCTTTTGAAACCACACTAGAGCGAATAGAAAATTTTAAAATACAAGAAAACAAGGCATTTGAGCCTGTAAAATCGAAAATAAAAGAGTTTAATGTACTAAATTCTTTTATCAAAAGCATGACCGATAAGATTCGGCATGATTACAAAACCCTAAAAGAGTTTTCGGAAAATGCCTCTCATGAAATGCAAACACCTTTGGCCATAGCCAAGGGAAAAATGGAACTTCTGCTAGAGTCGCCCAACTTGGACGATGGGCAGGCTAAGTTGGTTGGCTCTGCTTTTGATGCTGTCGGCAAACTTTCAAAATTAGGCAGAACCTTAGCGCTTCTTACCAAAATAGAAAACCAAGAATTTGCCAAAAAAGAAGAACTGGATTTTACTCTACTGCTAGAAGACTCTATTTATAATTTTAAAGAACTGACAGAGCTAAAAAACATTACGGTCTCTAAAAACCTTGCCCCAGATGTACGGCTGTTTATCAACCCGATGGAAGTAAATATTGTGATATCCAACCTCCTCCAAAATGCGATAAGGCACAATATAGAAAATGGGAAAATAGACATAGCTCTTGATGCTAATTCCTTGGTGATAAAAAATACAGGAGAAGTCCCCACGCTTCCCCTCGAACAAATGTTTGAGCGATTTAAAAAGAACAACCAAAGCCAAAACTCTTTTGGACTTGGGCTATCTATTGTCAAAAAAATCTGCGATCAGAACCATTATGGTGTTCATTATTTCTTCAGAAATGGTCTCCACGAACTACAAATCAATTTCGTGAAACCAGAATAA
- a CDS encoding TonB-dependent receptor, translating into MKQLRNYLLVVGFVIALTTMSIAQVKHGGGAASQDAETMIVGQVIDSETKEPIEFATVSVFNPSDNSLMGGSITNEKGKFKVIVPLGTYKVKVSFVSFEDLEISNVTVGQGKKIANLGEISLSESAEMLSEVEVVAKKGLMQIEMDKKVFNAGQDVSNIGGTAADLLDNIPSVTVDVEGNVELRGSSNVRILIDGQQSGLIGIDGSSGLQNIPSNLIDKVEVVTNPSARYDAEGMGGIINIVLKKDKKNGVNGTFDMNLGIPHNHNASINMNYRREKLNFFGLYGIRYRESPGSGYTKRSLFDENGELTSRLDQLSDFSRNELSHTFRFGADYNIDSKNTLTGSFLYKLGDQNSLSHVDYYDYDNSGNLTSASIRDSDETADDNNLDYSLVYRRTFDTKGKEFTANVQYTSNWENEFSDIVEKPLIDLIASDEDPIFQRSTNDESQSNLVFQADYEQKIGETGIFEAGYKGSIREISNDYIVEENIDGSWGEIDGVSNEFVYNEDIHAVYGIYGNKIKKLSYQIGLRAETTEIATNLIRTDDYNTKTYTNFFPSGHLSYSLPKSNQVQLSYSRRLRRPRFRYLAPFWNYSNPWSIRSGNPDLDPEFTDSYEIGHLKDWENVSISSSIYYRYATGVIQWVSEVDEDGVTYSRPENLATGQNFGAELVTSSNITKWWKLNANFNFFRNITDGGNLGEEYYADSYTWTAGANSKMTLFESLDFQVMFNYRAPQETVQGKRLAYSYLDLAFSKDVMKGKATTFLRVSDVFNTRKYSSETFGESFFTETQFQRRSRQVIFGFSYRLNQKKKRGGGGRREYDGDGGDMF; encoded by the coding sequence ATGAAACAATTACGCAACTATCTACTAGTAGTAGGCTTCGTTATTGCATTAACTACCATGTCCATTGCCCAAGTGAAACACGGAGGAGGGGCAGCTTCACAAGATGCCGAAACAATGATAGTGGGTCAAGTGATCGACTCAGAAACCAAAGAACCCATCGAATTTGCCACGGTTTCCGTATTCAACCCAAGTGACAACTCGCTCATGGGTGGCTCCATCACCAATGAAAAGGGGAAATTTAAGGTTATAGTGCCTTTAGGTACTTACAAGGTAAAAGTAAGCTTTGTGTCTTTTGAAGACCTTGAAATAAGTAACGTAACCGTTGGTCAAGGTAAAAAAATAGCAAACCTTGGGGAAATAAGCCTTTCGGAGTCAGCAGAAATGTTGAGTGAAGTGGAAGTAGTGGCGAAAAAGGGGCTGATGCAAATAGAAATGGACAAGAAGGTGTTTAATGCCGGGCAAGACGTTTCGAACATAGGCGGAACGGCTGCAGATTTACTTGATAACATTCCATCTGTCACGGTAGATGTAGAAGGGAATGTAGAGCTAAGAGGAAGTAGCAATGTTCGGATCTTGATAGATGGACAGCAATCAGGTCTGATTGGTATCGACGGATCAAGCGGGCTTCAAAACATCCCTTCCAACCTTATTGACAAAGTAGAAGTGGTAACCAATCCCTCGGCAAGGTACGATGCAGAAGGCATGGGTGGAATTATCAATATCGTATTGAAAAAAGACAAGAAAAATGGAGTGAACGGCACGTTTGATATGAACCTTGGTATTCCGCATAACCATAATGCCTCTATCAATATGAACTACAGAAGAGAAAAGCTAAACTTCTTTGGACTATATGGTATCAGGTATAGGGAAAGCCCGGGCTCTGGTTACACAAAAAGGTCTCTTTTTGATGAGAACGGAGAGTTGACTTCTCGCCTAGACCAACTGAGTGATTTTTCTCGTAATGAACTTTCTCATACTTTCCGTTTTGGTGCGGACTATAATATTGATTCTAAAAATACGCTAACAGGCTCTTTCCTTTACAAACTCGGAGACCAAAACTCTCTTTCACATGTTGACTACTATGACTATGACAATAGTGGTAACCTTACAAGCGCTAGTATTAGAGATAGTGATGAGACAGCAGATGACAATAACTTAGACTATTCATTGGTCTATAGAAGAACTTTTGATACGAAGGGCAAGGAATTCACTGCAAATGTACAATACACAAGCAATTGGGAAAATGAGTTTTCCGATATCGTAGAAAAACCACTAATCGATTTAATAGCTAGCGATGAAGACCCTATTTTTCAACGGTCAACAAATGACGAAAGCCAGAGCAATTTGGTATTCCAAGCCGATTATGAACAGAAAATAGGTGAGACGGGTATATTTGAGGCAGGGTACAAAGGAAGCATTCGTGAGATCAGCAATGACTATATTGTGGAAGAAAACATAGATGGTAGCTGGGGAGAGATAGATGGTGTAAGCAATGAATTTGTTTACAATGAAGACATCCATGCAGTCTATGGGATTTATGGGAATAAAATAAAGAAGCTTTCTTACCAAATAGGATTGAGGGCAGAAACCACTGAAATAGCAACCAACCTCATCCGTACAGATGATTACAACACAAAGACCTATACCAATTTCTTCCCAAGTGGCCATTTGTCGTACAGCTTGCCTAAGAGCAACCAAGTACAACTAAGCTATAGTCGCAGGCTACGCAGACCACGTTTCAGGTATCTGGCTCCATTTTGGAACTACAGCAATCCATGGAGTATCCGTAGTGGAAACCCAGACCTAGATCCTGAATTTACCGACTCGTATGAGATTGGGCATTTGAAAGATTGGGAAAATGTATCTATAAGCTCTAGCATCTATTACCGTTATGCCACTGGTGTGATCCAATGGGTGAGCGAAGTGGATGAAGATGGTGTAACCTATAGCAGGCCCGAAAACCTTGCTACTGGCCAAAACTTTGGAGCTGAACTGGTCACTTCGTCCAACATTACCAAATGGTGGAAACTAAATGCGAATTTCAATTTCTTTAGGAACATTACCGATGGAGGAAACTTAGGGGAGGAATATTATGCAGACTCTTATACCTGGACTGCTGGTGCCAACTCAAAAATGACGCTGTTCGAAAGCTTAGATTTCCAAGTAATGTTCAACTACCGTGCTCCACAAGAGACCGTACAGGGAAAGCGTTTGGCATATTCTTACCTTGATCTTGCTTTTAGTAAAGATGTAATGAAGGGAAAAGCAACCACCTTCTTGAGGGTAAGCGATGTGTTCAACACCCGAAAATATAGTTCAGAGACTTTTGGAGAGAGCTTCTTTACGGAAACCCAATTCCAACGCAGATCTAGACAAGTGATATTTGGTTTTTCATACAGACTAAACCAAAAGAAAAAACGAGGCGGTGGCGGTAGGCGTGAATATGACGGTGACGGAGGCGATATGTTCTAA
- a CDS encoding Na/Pi symporter translates to MAIAELKKAPNVNEIIKRVLMVLLVLFVFLVSLSLMSGGFKLLGKGVAEEIMLATSNPFIGLFVGLLATALVQSSSTTTSMIVAIVASGAITLENAVPMIMGANIGTSVTSTIVALGHLTRKAEIGKAISAATVHDFFNLIVVLVLFPLEYFFGFLSTIGGTIGSFLYSGSADEGVKMFSIMGVTVKPTAKAIISLLGSNGWLVIGVSIVILFFSLRSFTVLLKKLLIGDSQKKMEQYVFSKPLQSLLWGAGLTAAVQSSSVTTSVTVPLVATNKLSLEKAFPFLMGANIGTTVTALIAAASQTEAALSIALCHLLFNLIGVVILFPIPILRKIPIFLAESLGKATVKHRITGFAYVLVTFFLVPFVLIYITANNGSGDIPAPKVEQVEQVPVNQTSN, encoded by the coding sequence ATGGCAATTGCAGAATTAAAAAAAGCACCAAACGTGAACGAGATAATTAAGAGAGTTCTCATGGTGTTGTTAGTGCTATTTGTGTTTTTAGTTTCTCTTAGCCTAATGAGCGGAGGCTTTAAATTGTTGGGTAAAGGAGTCGCTGAAGAAATAATGCTAGCTACATCTAATCCATTTATAGGGCTTTTTGTAGGTCTTTTGGCTACAGCACTTGTGCAAAGTAGCTCTACTACTACTTCTATGATTGTTGCCATTGTTGCTTCTGGAGCAATTACGCTGGAAAATGCTGTCCCTATGATTATGGGTGCAAATATTGGCACTAGTGTAACAAGTACGATTGTAGCTTTAGGTCACCTTACCCGTAAGGCGGAAATAGGCAAAGCGATTTCGGCGGCTACGGTTCATGATTTTTTTAACCTTATCGTAGTTTTGGTTCTTTTCCCTCTCGAATATTTCTTTGGTTTTCTATCTACTATAGGTGGTACTATCGGAAGTTTCTTGTACAGTGGATCTGCTGATGAAGGTGTAAAAATGTTCAGCATCATGGGTGTTACTGTAAAGCCTACTGCCAAAGCTATTATTTCTTTGTTAGGTAGTAATGGCTGGCTTGTAATTGGTGTTTCTATCGTGATTTTATTCTTCTCATTGAGAAGCTTCACCGTATTGCTCAAAAAGCTTTTGATTGGCGATTCGCAGAAGAAAATGGAGCAGTATGTATTTAGTAAGCCATTACAATCCCTTTTGTGGGGTGCTGGCCTTACCGCTGCCGTACAATCTAGCTCAGTAACAACTTCGGTAACTGTACCATTGGTAGCTACAAACAAGCTAAGCCTTGAAAAAGCATTTCCTTTCCTAATGGGTGCAAATATTGGAACAACGGTAACTGCTTTGATAGCTGCTGCTTCACAGACTGAAGCAGCTCTTAGTATTGCTTTGTGCCACTTGTTGTTCAACCTTATTGGCGTAGTAATTTTATTCCCAATCCCTATTTTGAGGAAAATCCCAATATTCTTGGCAGAATCTTTAGGTAAAGCTACTGTGAAACATAGAATTACAGGATTTGCTTATGTGTTGGTTACCTTCTTTTTAGTACCGTTTGTACTGATCTACATTACAGCAAATAATGGTTCGGGCGATATTCCTGCACCAAAAGTGGAACAGGTTGAACAAGTACCGGTAAACCAAACCTCGAACTAG
- a CDS encoding porin: MKFLAVLFFNFAAFGVLAQTDSVVQQTESSSPLLGALSTSKTIHPTAALALKPDSATSVEKRFLHKNSVTGRQIEFIAGKSKSVVKYGARVQTRFDAKRLMNGSENNGFSRDMYVRRARVKADGYLFNPRVGFKFEADVLGGQILDAVLKYNFIGNFTLWAGQTKLPGNRERVISSANLQLVDRSLLNKKYNIDRDLGLQLRHHFNIGEFVVREILSVSRGEGKNFSNNKEGVSHEGYGYTGRLEFLPFGKFSGKGDYSGSDLAREKTPKLSVGVSFDYNDNAIRAQGQRGDLLSRPTDLSSWYVDAMFKYNGFSFMGEYTTRSTSEVSPIVSQTSDGDLETFYVGTGLNMQVGYLFKNNWEIAGRYTFIDPQDEIRSNEITEYTLGLSKYIIGHKVKAQTDISYQKEEAEQEALIYRLQLELSF, translated from the coding sequence GTGAAGTTTTTAGCGGTCTTATTTTTTAATTTTGCAGCGTTTGGAGTTTTAGCTCAAACCGATTCTGTTGTTCAACAAACGGAAAGCTCAAGTCCACTATTAGGAGCATTATCTACCTCAAAAACTATTCATCCTACCGCAGCACTTGCTTTAAAGCCAGATTCGGCTACATCAGTAGAAAAGCGTTTTTTGCACAAGAATTCAGTTACGGGAAGGCAAATAGAGTTTATTGCTGGTAAATCGAAATCAGTAGTAAAATATGGGGCTAGGGTGCAAACTCGATTTGATGCCAAGCGGCTGATGAATGGCTCGGAAAACAATGGGTTTTCAAGGGATATGTATGTAAGGAGAGCTAGGGTGAAAGCCGATGGTTATTTGTTTAACCCTAGAGTAGGTTTCAAGTTTGAAGCGGATGTATTAGGAGGGCAGATATTAGATGCCGTATTGAAATACAATTTTATAGGGAATTTTACCCTATGGGCAGGGCAAACTAAATTGCCAGGGAATAGAGAAAGGGTGATTTCTTCTGCCAATCTACAATTGGTAGATAGATCATTGCTCAATAAGAAATATAATATAGATCGTGATTTAGGTTTACAGCTCCGCCACCATTTTAATATTGGCGAGTTTGTGGTAAGAGAAATTTTATCGGTATCGAGAGGGGAAGGGAAAAATTTCTCAAATAATAAAGAAGGTGTTTCCCACGAAGGGTATGGATACACAGGAAGGTTGGAATTTTTGCCTTTCGGAAAGTTCAGTGGCAAAGGAGATTATTCTGGCTCGGACCTAGCTCGTGAAAAAACGCCTAAGCTTTCAGTAGGTGTGAGTTTCGATTATAACGATAATGCGATTAGAGCTCAGGGGCAAAGAGGTGATTTGTTATCAAGACCTACAGACCTTTCTTCATGGTATGTAGATGCGATGTTCAAATATAATGGATTCTCTTTTATGGGAGAGTATACTACTAGAAGTACCTCTGAGGTGAGTCCTATTGTAAGCCAAACTTCTGATGGAGACTTGGAGACGTTTTATGTAGGAACAGGGCTTAATATGCAAGTTGGGTATTTGTTCAAGAATAATTGGGAAATAGCAGGTAGGTACACTTTTATAGACCCACAAGACGAGATAAGGAGTAATGAAATAACCGAATATACGCTAGGGCTTTCCAAGTATATTATAGGGCATAAGGTAAAAGCCCAAACTGATATTAGCTATCAAAAAGAAGAAGCGGAGCAAGAAGCACTGATATATAGGCTACAACTTGAACTTTCTTTCTAA